From the Roseofilum casamattae BLCC-M143 genome, the window GCAGCATGACGCCATTTCCTTGTCCTTGATAGGAGGTGGCGATCGCCAATTGCGATCGCCCTTCGCTCATCCATACTCTCGGTTCTAAGCTGGAAAGGGAGCGATCGAGTTCGGCTGATTCGTCTAAAGGAATTAACTGTTTCAGTTGTGGGGAAGTGGCGGGCGAGCTATATTCAGCTACAATTTGTAGGTGGTTGGCTTCGCAACTTTTTTGGCCGATGATGCACCGATCTAGGTCTAAGGCTGTCCCTAGGGTTTGTACGGTCTGAGTCCAAATGGTTTCTAGATCTAGGGTTCTGCGGATTTTGTGGGTAATTTGGGCTAAGAGGGCTTGGTAATGCTCCCGCCGCTGATGGTCTAGTTGGGACTGTCCGTCACTGCAGAATAGGTGAGAGTGGGTTGCAATGGAGAGCAGCCGTCCGATGACCAGAACGCGATCGCTTTGCGGCGAAGCCGTTAATACTGGAGTCGCGACTAAATCGAGCAGCCAATGATTATCTTGGTAGCAAAAAGAACAATCAAAGCGTTGTGGGGTTTGTGTCTCTAAGATTTGGCGAATGCGATCGAAGTACGACTCTATTGCCACTGGATACAGGGTATTTTGCATCCGTTTGCCGATGAGAGTGCTGGCACTGAGACCGTATTGCTCTGCCCAACTCCAGTTAAATGCCAGGTATTGCCCCGATAGGTTATGCACGAAGCTCAGTTGCGCCGCTACACCTGAGTGACTTATTGATTCATCAAACTCTCCGTCTGAATGAGAGAGAGCTTCCGTTGCATGGAGGGTTGGCATGGATGGGTTGGGGGAAACACTCATGAGTTTGCGTCGATGAAGTTAGGAGAGATTTATATCCTTGTCACCTAGAGTAGCTCAGATTTTGCTGCAGTAGGTAAAACTGAAGCGATCCACCGCTTAATTGGTTTGCCAGTCAATCCAGGTCAGAGTTAAAGTTTTGAGGCTTAAAATCTAACGTTGAGGGGTTGATTCGAGTGTATTTGTTCGAGACTCTCGGATTAGTCATTCCATTCTCCCCGTGGAGGAAGGGGAGGGTTTTTGATCGGAGTCCGAGTGAGTTCGTCGTCTCGGCGATCGGTTCCTTTAAGCCACTGGCGGATGGCTGTTTCCACAATTTTGGAGGGATCGTTAGTTAGATGCTGAATTTGTTCGACCAAGTCAGGATCTAGACTAATGGAAATTTGTACTTTTTCGAGTTTCCGTTCGGAAGAAATAGTTCGATCGTTCATTGACTATTGCAGGTATAAAGCTTCAGGGGACATCAGCATCTGAATCTCGGCCTCGTTTCATCTGGATTAGATATATTTTAAGATTCTGGAGGCTAACGGTTTATCGCTGAATGCTCTATCTGAGTTTATCATAAAACGTCTTGGTCTATCTGTTCCTAGGTTCGGGATTCTGGCGGGCCATATCTCCGGGCAGATGTTCCGAGGATTCTGTTACACTCGGAAGGTATGGATCTCGAATGTTCCGAGTAAATTTTTAATTGAAATCTTAGATTAAACCACTTTCTATGACCGACGCGCGAGTCTCTCATATTCGTAATTTCTCTATTATTGCCCATATCGATCATGGCAAATCCACCTTAGCCGATCGCCTGTTGCAATCGACGGGAACGGTTGCCGCTCGCGATATGAAGGCTCAGTTCTTGGATAATATGGATCTGGAACGAGAGCGGGGAATTACGATTAAATTGCAAGCTGCCCGGATGAGCTATCAGTCCGGTGACGGGGAAGAGTATATTCTTAATCTAATTGATACTCCAGGACACGTAGATTTTTCCTATGAGGTCTCGAGATCGCTGATTGCCTGTGAAGGGGCATTGTTGGTAGTGGATGCGTCTCAGGGAGTGGAAGCTCAGACCCTGGCCAATGTCTATTTGGCTCTGGAGAACGATTTGGAAATTATTCCGGTATTGAATAAGATCGATCTCCCCGGCGCCGATCCCGATCGCGTGAAAGAGGAAATTGAAGAGATTATCGGTCTCGATTGTACGGATGCAATTTTAGCATCGGCAAAAGAAGGATTGGGAATTAACGAGATTTTAGAGGCGATCGTGCAAGGGGTTCCCGCACCGGAGGATAATACCCAGGAGCCGTTGCGAGCGTTGATTTTTGACAGCTATTATGATAGCTATCGCGGCGCGATCGTTTATTTCCGAGTGGTGGATGGTAAAGTGCGCAAAGGCGATCGCATTCGCTTGATGGCAACCGGTAAGGAGTACGAGATTGACGAACTAGGGGTGCTTTCTCCCACGCAAGTGCAGGTGGAAGAGCTACATGCTGGGGAAGTGGGATATCTAGCGGCATCGATTAAGGCGGTTGAAGATGCGCGGGTTGGAGATACCATTACCCTGAAGGCGACACCTGCTAAGTCGCCTTTACCAGGATATAAAGAGGCCGACCCGATGGTGTTCTGCGGCATGTTCCCGACGGATGCCAATCAGTTTCCAGAGCTGCGCGAAGCGTTAGAGAGACTGAAATTGAACGATGCAGCACTCTCTTACGAACCGGAAACCTCCAGCGCCATGGGGTTTGGGTTCCGCTGTGGGTTCTTGGGACTGCTCCATATGGAGATCGTGCAAGAGAGACTGGAGCGAGAGTATAATTTAGATTTAATTATTACGGCGCCTTCTGTGGTCTATCAGGTGGTGACTAACTCTGGAGAAGTCATCACAATCGACAATCCCTGCACCTTGCCGGCAGCAAACGAGCGGCAACGAATTGAAGAACCCTACGTCCGTATT encodes:
- a CDS encoding type II toxin-antitoxin system CcdA family antitoxin, with the translated sequence MNDRTISSERKLEKVQISISLDPDLVEQIQHLTNDPSKIVETAIRQWLKGTDRRDDELTRTPIKNPPLPPRGEWND
- the lepA gene encoding translation elongation factor 4 is translated as MTDARVSHIRNFSIIAHIDHGKSTLADRLLQSTGTVAARDMKAQFLDNMDLERERGITIKLQAARMSYQSGDGEEYILNLIDTPGHVDFSYEVSRSLIACEGALLVVDASQGVEAQTLANVYLALENDLEIIPVLNKIDLPGADPDRVKEEIEEIIGLDCTDAILASAKEGLGINEILEAIVQGVPAPEDNTQEPLRALIFDSYYDSYRGAIVYFRVVDGKVRKGDRIRLMATGKEYEIDELGVLSPTQVQVEELHAGEVGYLAASIKAVEDARVGDTITLKATPAKSPLPGYKEADPMVFCGMFPTDANQFPELREALERLKLNDAALSYEPETSSAMGFGFRCGFLGLLHMEIVQERLEREYNLDLIITAPSVVYQVVTNSGEVITIDNPCTLPAANERQRIEEPYVRIDIITPESYVGTLMDLCQTRRGMFQDMKYLTQNRTTLIYEIPLAEVVTDFFDQMKTRSRGYASMEYQLIGYRPNDLVRLDIMINNDPVDALATIVHRDKAYYVGRGLTEKLKELIPRHQFKVPIQAAIGSRIIASEHIPALRKDVLAKCYGGDISRKKKLLQKQAKGKKRMKSIGTVDVPQSAFMAVLKLDNS